Proteins found in one Miscanthus floridulus cultivar M001 chromosome 4, ASM1932011v1, whole genome shotgun sequence genomic segment:
- the LOC136551757 gene encoding pentatricopeptide repeat-containing protein At2g20540-like: MPSDRPRRRALLPLNLPRHIPYSRALQQRLFLVAQHLSRSPSPSTIRRGLDQLHAQLLLNGFTHKRFLLAKLLSLAAAAADLPRAESLFLLSVPPSPASPTLANLLLRAAAASGATPGALLAFFSRLVGCHGLRPNAFSFSTLFSAIAPAGAGALPHGRALHARALAGGMLASTGESGHVMTSLVDVYAAARQLGDARKVFDEMSTRAVAAWNCMLAAYVRCGDVDAALRFFGEMPRKDAVAWTTVIGGCANAGRAAEAVELFWRMRKARVKDDAVTMVVLLTACAELGDLELGRWVHARVDLEGWQRRTVLLDNALIHMYVKCGAVEDARRLFGMMPRRSTVSWTTMISGLALHGHPQEALDLFHRMQYRPDGATLLAVLRACSLAGRIDDAWWYFESMERVYGINPEIQHYGCMVDMLCRWRRLNEALELVEKMPFQPNEGAWGAILSGCRREGNLGLAPEVTDRLVELQPERAAGHLVLLSNMYAGVGQWEQARMVRERVAALNAEKPAGRSWVNQNESSMVVAQAQLVDP, translated from the coding sequence ATGCCGAGTGATCGCCCTCGCCGCCGGGCCCTCCTTCCGCTCAACCTGCCCCGGCACATTCCATACTCCCGCGCGCTGCAGCAGCGCCTCTTCCTCGTCGCGCAGCACCTCAGCCGCTCCCCGTCCCCTTCTACCATCCGCCGCGGCCTCGACCAGCTCCACGCGCAGCTCCTCCTCAACGGCTTCACCCACAAGCGCTTCCTCCTCGCCAAGCTCCTCTCcctcgctgctgccgccgccgaccTCCCCCGCGCAGAGTcactcttcctcctctccgtacCCCCCTCCCCGGCGTCCCCCACCCTCGCCAACCTcctcctccgcgccgccgccgcgtcagGCGCCACGCCCGGCGCCCTGCTCGCGTTCTTCTCCCGCCTCGTGGGCTGCCACGGGCTGCGGCCCAACGCATTCTCTTTCTCCACCCTCTTCTCTGCTATCGCCCCCGCGGGGGCCGGGGCGCTCCCCCACGGCCGCGCCCTGCACGCCCGCGCCCTCGCGGGCGGGATGCTCGCGTCGACCGGCGAGAGTGGCCATGTGATGACCAGCCTCGTCGACGTGTACGCGGCTGCCCGCCAGCTCGGGGACGCCCGTAAGGTGTTCGACGAAATGTCAACCAGGGCGGTGGCCGCGTGGAACTGCATGCTCGCCGCGTACGTGCGGTGCGGCGATGTGGACGCCGCTCTGCGGTTCTTTGGCGAGATGCCCAGGAAGGACGCGGTAGCATGGACGACAGTGATCGGTGGGTGCGCGAATGCTGGGAGGGCAGCAGAGGCAGTGGAGCTGTTCTGGAGGATGAGAAAGGCACGGGTCAAGGATGACGCAGTGACCATGGTTGTCTTGCTGACGGCCTGTGCGGAGCTGGGTGACCTGGAGCTTGGGCGGTGGGTGCATGCGCGTGTGGACTTGGAAGGGTGGCAGCGGAGGACAGTGTTGCTGGACAATGCTCTCATCCATATGTATGTGAAGTGTGGTGCTGTGGAGGATGCACGCCGCTTGTTTGGGATGATGCCAAGGCGGAGCACTGTTTCTTGGACAACTATGATCTCGGGTCTTGCATTGCATGGTCACCCCCAGGAGGCACTGGACTTGTTCCACAGAATGCAGTATCGTCCTGATGGTGCCACGCTGCTCGCAGTTCTGCGGGCGTGCAGTCTCGCAGGGAGGATTGATGATGCATGGTGGTACTTTGAGAGCATGGAAAGAGTTTATGGGATAAATCCAGAGATACAACACTATGGATGCATGGTTGACATGCTCTGTCGCTGGAGACGGTTGAATGAAGCACTTGAGCTTGTGGAAAAAATGCCATTCCAGCCAAACGAGGGTGCATGGGGTGCAATCCTGAGCGGATGTAGAAGGGAGGGCAACCTTGGGCTCGCACCTGAAGTGACTGATAGATTAGTTGAACTGCAGCCAGAACGAGCGGCTGGGCACCTAGTGCTGCTGTCCAACATGTATGCTGGCGTTGGACAGTGGGAGCAGGCTCGGATGGTGAGGGAAAGAGTGGCTGCACTGAATGCTGAGAAACCTGCGGGCAGAAGCTGGGTGAATCAGAATGAGTCCAGCATGGTGGTAGCACAAGCCCAACTGGTTGATCCGTGA
- the LOC136551758 gene encoding uncharacterized protein: MGALNGRNPSTFLDSLYGVQLGGRPSQPAQSEDEALRTTVVVESSTCERHKSGTTHQRLLIRRLWQQVPSCLKPIHCTITCDKHAGETIANVVTSLPFIVLGLQTPRKNLNAAIYANSLVGVGIASSLYHSSKGEIRKFLGWADYTMIATTTLCLSRALSNENPRLLMAASALLLPFQPLMVSAVHTGLMEVSFARRASIEPELTMAHNLHKMSSLLGGALFIADDCFPETPYIHAAWHLAAAIGIGTCNKLLE; this comes from the exons ATGGGAGCCCTGAATGGTAGAAACCCTTCTACCTTCTTGGATAGCCTCTACGGTGTGCAGCTTGGTGGCCGTCCATCGCAGCCGGCACAAAGTGAGGATGAAGCTCTCCGAACCACCGTTGTAGTAGAGTCATCAACCTGTGAACGCCACAAGAGTGGTACAACGCACCAAAGATTGCTGATCCG AAGACTATGGCAACAGGTACCCTCTTGCTTGAAGCCCATCCACTGCACCATTACAT GTGACAAGCATGCTGGTGAGACTATTGCGAACGTCGTCACCTCTCTGCCCTTCATTGTTCTTGGACTGCAGACTCCAAG GAAGAACTTGAACGCCGCTATCTACGCGAATTCCCTGGTTGGGGTGGGAATAGCTTCGAGCTTGTATCATTCTTCCAAAGGAGAAATCCGAAAGTTTCTGGGCTGGGCTGACTACACTATGATTGCTACCACCACACTG TGTTTGTCAAGAGCACTTAGTAACGAGAACCCAAGATTACTAATGGCAGCATCAGCATTGCTCCTGCCGTTTCAGCCATTGATGGTTTCAGCTGTCCACACTGGATTGATGGAG GTTTCCTTTGCAAGAAGAGCATCAATTGAGCCAGAGCTCACGATGGCACATAACCTGCACAAAATGTCATCTCTGCTGGGAGGTGCGCTGTTCATTGCCGATGATTGCTTCCCGGAGACTCCCTATATCCATGCTGCATGGCATCTTGCTGCTGCGATTGGCATTGGCACTTGCAACAAGCTTCTTGAATGA